The window ATGTGTTGCTATGCGTTTATAAAGTAAACGCGTGGCAAAACATGTTTAATTGGAGATTAGTTTTGGTAGATAAGCCATCCTATGCTAACTAAACATGTGTTGCTATGCGGATATAAAGTAAACGCGTGGCAACACATGTTTAATTGGTGAATTAGTTTGGTAGAGGGACTTTGGGAAGCTAAGCAATGCTACACTAACTAAACATGTGTTGCTATGAGGATATAAAGCCATGATTTATGTCTCATTTGAATATCCGGAGAAAGGATCTATCCGtctagttagttagttagttaaggattaattaaaaagaaattagaTAATAAGAGGAACAAGGAGAGATTACCTCTCATGAAGAGGAGTAACGGGCGGTCCTTTATTAGCTATAATCTCTTCGTCGCTAACAACGCCAACGACTAACTGGTCACCGAGAACACGCGCTTGCCTTAGCGCGTTGCAGTGGCCGTAGTGCATCATGTCGAAGCAACCGTCCATGTAGACGCGGACGGGCTTGCGTTTTCTGAAGGGGGAAAGCACACATGTGCCTAGCCCTAAGCCTAGAGGAAGGTCGCCGTTGAGGAAGAGGTGGAGGAAGGAAGCTCCGACGGCGAAGGCGGCTCCTCCGAGTAAACAAGTTCCGACGATTTTCTCTTTCTCCCAAACCATttgctctttgttttttttggtaatctcaGATGCTTTCTTCGTTTGTTTGCTTCACATTAACAGAGGTCGTAGTCGTAGATCGGATCTCTCTTCTCACTGACGTTTCTTTCTCTTTGGAAGAAACTCGGGATCGGGAAGtcttttcttattaattttttttttagctaGAACCGGACCGAAACACTTTAACCGAAACGAAATTGGGTGGTTTGGGTTGGTTAACTTGTAAGTTGTATTTATTGACAAAACCGGAAACCGAATTAAAGGTCTTATCAAGATTCCCCCTCCCACACTACACGTGTAGAGATTGCAGGAAGCATTTCTTTCGTGACTCATCCAACATCCTTTGATGTAAGATGCAACTGCCTGCGACCAACTATCAGAATCGATGTTTTAAAAATCGAATCGCTAGGCGGTGCTTTATATAGTACTAAAGATTAGACGATTTATTCGGGGTTTAAGATTTagcaaattattaatttattttaaatattttatacatttatatgacatattttaattttaaaatttaattataaaattattatgatgaattatcaaaattatatataaatcataaaaaaacTAGACAAATTTGTAGATATGTAACAAAATTGTTgcttaatttaatatatatatataaatttagatCGATTTAAAACGATTTTAACTGATTTAGAACagtttaaactaatttaaattatataaatcggTATAAACCGGATTTAAAATCGTTCTGAATAAGATCGAGTTGTCGTCTAGACGGGGGCTTAGACGCcacctagaccgatttttaaaaCCTTATTAGAATTGATTTCATGCTCTTCTTGTATGAATCTTTATTGACTGGGGAAATATAAGAAATTTGATCAGTTTAGACTCATGTTTGTTTCCACATCAATGACAACATGATGAGAGTATATTTTGTTGTAAAATGTTTGATGCCTACTCTCACAAAGTAGAATAGCAGCAATAGGGCTTACAACTAAATCATACAGCCCACTAAAACAAAAACGAGGCCCAATCTATTGACCCAATCATAGCCTCATAGGCAGGCATCCCGGTGTTTTGGATTTGTCGGGGAGACCGTaagtaataaaaacaatttacaaaATGACAAATAAAGTAACCACCGTGTGAGAAAAACACGTGGTACAATCCGGAGATAGATCTTGCAAGTTGGATAAATAATCGAACGGTAGAGACAGTTCCACACGTGCGAAAACAGAGTTGGGTTGTCTGTCTTCTATCTTCCCTTCCTTCTTCCGTGTAAGTAGCAGCAaaagcaaaggaaaggagacGATGCGATCCAGCAAAGTGCAGCACTTATAGATTGAAAGCAGTGGCAGAGTGAGTGTTAATAATCGAGGAGAGAAGATCCAATGCGTTGGTAAGGCATTTTGATTTGAATCTGAACCGGAGAGATAATAATGAAAGGcggaggcggaggaggaggaggaaaacGACGGTGGAGAGTTCTAGTAATTGGAGTATTGGTTCTTATCATCTTATCAACGCTTGTTCCTCTTGCGTTCTTGCTCGGCCTTCACAACGGTTTCCACTCTCCTGGTAACTTCCatctctctctcgatctctgTTTTCAGATCTGACTCATATCTAAAATCTCTTCTTCAGGATTCGTCACTGTTCAGCCGTCTTCTCCTGTAAGCATTGCTGTTTCCCTTTAATGGTTTATTTTATGTGGGCAAATGTTGTAACGCTCTTCTTTGTTTGGAATCAGTTTGATAGCTTTAGCAGAGtcaatgcttccaaacattccCAGAGAGATCTCTCCGTCCGAGTCGATGAGGTTCTCCATAGATTCAATCCAGTGCTTCCCAAGGTTGGTCCTTTTCGGTTTCCACTATATTAAAGGCATCGACTTTCTATTTTTCTCACTTGTTTGTATCTTTTGTGTGATGATACAAAACTTTAGATAACTgagtgatttttattttattttatttgaatatctCATGTGACTGGAAAGTTAAAAATTGCATCCATGAGTTATGTTGCTTCATGTATCTCAACTTGTTTTGGGCGAGGTGAATAATTGGTTCCTTGGGGTGAGATGTTTGTAACAGATTTGATTCTAACCTTTTGTTGTTTTGTTCTTCCACATGCTAGAAAAGCGACATAACCTTGGATTCCAGAGATATGAATAGGACAAGCACCGTTGATTCTAAAAAGAGAGGTCTCGTCTACTTTACAAGTTCCCAGTGTCTTATTTCGCTTCTGATCCGCAAATTTAACGTCTGGTTCCTCAATTAATCTGCAGGATTACCAGTGTCCCCAGCTGTTGTTGCCATCCCTACCCCTGCAAAGGTACAAATGGATTATGTTGTTTCTTTAGTAGTCATTTTTGTATCTCTTACCAATGGTCTTAAGTTAACTTTATTCTGGTTTATTCTCCgaacagaaaacaaaaaccaaagcCTCGCACAAAGGTGTTCAGGGGAAAACAGTAAACGCCTCGCACAAAGGTGTTCAGGGGGGGATAGTAAATGCTGATGAAACTCAGAGAACTTGTCAATTGAAATACGGAAGCTACTGCCTCTGGAGGGAGGAGAATAAGGAACCCTTGAGAGATGCTAAGGTGAAGCACATGAAGGACCTCCTGTTTGTGGCTAGAGCATACTATCCAAGTATTGCTAAAATGCCTTCTCAAAGCAAGTTGACTCGGGATATGAAACAGAACATCCAAGAGTTTGAGCGTATTCTTAGTGAAGGTTCAGCGGATGCTGACCTCCCTCCACAGTAAGTTCTTCACCAGTTTGGGTTTTAGCATGTTTGCACAGATAGTTAGATTAAGGTTTTACTCATTTTGCATCTCGTTCCACTGAATCTGTCAGGGTTGATAAAAAGTTTCAGAAGATGGAAGCGGTAATTTCAAAGGCAAAGTCTTTCCCGGTAGACTGTAACAATGTTGACAAGAAATTGAGACAGATCCTGGATTTGACTGATGATGAAGCTAGTTTCCACATGAAACAGAGTGTGTTCCTCTACCAGCTTGCTGTACAGACAATGCCTAAGAGTCTTCACTGCCTGTCAATGAGACTAACGGTGGAATATTTCAAGTCAGCTCCAGTTGAAATTGAGGATAGTGAGAAATTCTCAGATCCTTCATTGCTTCACTTTGTTATTATCTCCGACAATATACTTGCATCTTCCGTTGTGATCAACTCAACGGCTTTACACGCAAGGGTATGCATTAAATATAGTTTTCTTTAGTGCCGCCATAGAACACCCTTATATCTAATTCTTGTTTGGTTGTTGATGTTACAGGAAAGTAAAAACTTTGTTTTCCATGTACTAACAGACGAGCAGAACTACTTTGCGATGAAACAATGGTTTATCAGGAATCCCTGCAAACAAGCAGCTATTCAAGTATTGAACATTGAAAAACTCGAGCTGGACAATTCTGATACGAAGAAGCTGTATTTGCCTGCGGAGTTCCGTGTCTCCTTCACCAGTGGTGACAACAATTTGGCGGCACAAGGGAATAGAACATACTACTTATCCATTTTCTCCCAATCTCACTATCTTCTCCCAAAGATATTTCACAAGCTGAAAAAGATTGTGGTTCTGGATCATGACGTTGTAGTCCAGCGAGACTTATCTCCCCTTTGGGAGCTTGACATGGAAGGAAAAGTGAATGGCGCAGTGAAGTCGTGCTCTGTGAGATTGGGTCAGCTAAAGAGTCTCAAGAGAGGAGGTTTTGATACGAATGCTTGTCTCTGGATGTCTGGATTGAATGTCATTGATCTTGCTAGATGGAGGGAACTGGGAGTTTCAGAAACCTACCTGAAATTTTATAAACAGGTTAGTGTTATGGAAAACGTATAAAGGCGAGATTAGTAGGTGATTATGTATGCAATGACTTTGGTTTTCTTTGTGTAGCAGATGAGTGGTGGAGGTGAGTCGAGAGAAGCAATTGCATTGCAAGCAACTTTGCTTACGTTCCAAGACAAAGTTTATGCTCTTGACGACAAATGGGCTGTATCAGGGCTTGGTTATGACTACTACATCAACACCCAAACGATAAAAAACGCAGCGACCTTACACTACAATGGGAACATGAAGCCGTGGCTAGAGCTGGGAATTCCACAGTACAAAAGCTATTGGAGAAAGAATCTGAACCGGGAAGATAGATTCTTGAGTGACTGTAACGTGAATCCCTGATGAGAAAGCAAAGGAATCTACACTGGGCAAATGCTTTAGAAGCATATTACacgcaaaagaaaaaaagatttagAGTGGTGGTTAAAGCGACATCTCATTTTTTTGGAGAGGGGGTGAATAAACCCGAATGCATTGCAGAAGAAATGCTGAAGGGGGAAAGAGCACGCACGCAAAAGTGGGTTAAAAGTGATTAGCTAATTGATTTTTAAGAGACATGATATGAAGATGATTGAAAATCAGCTTTAATATGATataattagaagaaaaaaaaagatgtgacTAGACTTTGATGTTGTATATGATTTTTTGGCTAAAAGATGTGCCATTCTTTCCTCGTGTGTTTACTTATATTTTCAATAGAGATATCTGACTATATATTGGTAGTGAATATGTCTCGTTTCTAAGGATAtactttaaaatgttttttcatTCACATAATGCCCATTTGATGATATGATGTACGAGATAGGATGCAAAATGATCAATCATATGATACAAAACAAAAGCTACTACTAAGAGTAAGATGAGGAATCAGATTTGGTTGGTTGTATTTACACTACTGCAGTGCATTAAAGAGAGAGCAAGAGAACATATTCTTCATGCAGTGAGTACACTGTTATCTCTCAAAGGTCGTAATCACTTTTTGTGTACACATGACGCAGAAACCGCATTCTTATTTGTTTATAGACAAACGATAGATAGCGAAAGGAATATAAAAACTGTAAGCGAGAGATGTCAACGTAAGTGGAACATTCAATTATATCAAGAGACGTTTACACTGAGAGACACTTTGTGTCTTTTGTTAACGCTGAAAGGCACATTATGATATGACACACATTGTTGAGACAGCTGTCTTTTTGGTGGACACAAAAGCCCTTTAAAGACCAAACCAGATATCTTCTCAATTGGAATAAATGAAAAAGGTGCAAAAGTAAAAGTAGTTGTATGGATTTTAGAGTCTCTTTCCTGACCGTCGgatcattttttaaaagaaaatctaaTGGCTCAGAAGAAGCGTATTGGTTTGGCTCAGAATAAATGTTGTTTTTTAAACGTAACTTGTTGTGGGTTTCGTTTTTCAACGAAGGTGAGAGATAAGGCGAGAAGAGATATAAGAGATAGAACTGGCGAAGGGAGCTTCGTTTCGAGTTCCGTCGCTTCAGAAGTCATGGTCAGTTTGGTTATGGATGTCTTGTTTGTGGTTGTGGTGGTTGGGTTGTGGCTAGAGAGGGTGTGGCTACATGGGTGTTGTGGTTGAAACCATAAAGGTGGGTTGTGGTTAGAGAGGTTGTGGCTACATGGGTGTTGTGGTTGAAACCATGAAGTTGGGTTGTGGTCAGTTTGGCTAAAGTTTCGTGTGTAGGAGATgcctgtttttatttttaatatgtgtggaTACGACCGTGGGGATTGTGTGTTTGTGGTTAAAGAAACTTTTTTAGATTTGGGAGTCAGCACAATGGTCGGGGACCCGCAATGGCAATGGCTGGGGATCTGGATTTAGAACCATAATTAGACCTTAGATCTAATACACTCAAAAACCTCAACAATCTCGCTGATATCTTACTTCATGTCAAGAAGTTCTTGCTTTAGTTGGATCAGGTCTTTGTTTTAACCTGGCCTGTTTATCTGCCAAAAGGGCCAACTCTTCGGAGTTTGCTTTGCCAACCCATTTGAAACATGATCTGTAACGAAAGAAGAACCTTTTCCCAGGGCTTTCTTTAGACTTGGAAGTTAGTTGGACCTTGTTGATGTAGAGGAactaaaaatttgtatttgtgGTTAGAAGGGTGCTGTTGTTGATACCACGAAGATGCATGAACTATGTTTTTATACTTGTGGACAGGACGGAGTGTATTTTTTGGTTGTGGGTTAAGGAGTGATTTTTAATTGGTCGTGGATGTTATGTTTGTGGTTCGGTGGTGTATTTAAAATATCATCCACATTGAGGTTGGGTTGTGGTTAGAGAGGCTGTGGCTACGGGGGTGTTGTTTTTGTTACCACGTAGATGGGTTGTGGTTAAACAGGTTGTGGTCAGAGAGGTTGTGGCTAAAGTTATGTTGGTAGGCGATGACGAAAATTTTTTTATACATGTCGATATGATCATGGACGCTTAGCAGTGGTTACAATATAGATGTGGTCATGGACACGTAGTAGTGGTTGGTGAGTGGTGTTTTGTTGCGGGAATCTATCAGTTGCAAAAAACCTTTCGGAGGAGGCGGATATCAACTGCGTTATCTGCAAAGTATTAAACAAAAAGCGAAATTTTAGGGTTTGTTGCGAGCAGACGGAATCAATTAGTTTATATGTGGGAAGAGTGAATCAAGAAGTTTAAGAAGAGGGATCTAACCTTCCATTTGGAGTTTATCTGAGAAACGATAGAACCGCAAAAACCCAGAACTTCGAGGTCGAGAC is drawn from Brassica rapa cultivar Chiifu-401-42 chromosome A05, CAAS_Brap_v3.01, whole genome shotgun sequence and contains these coding sequences:
- the LOC103867087 gene encoding probable galacturonosyltransferase 7 isoform X1; its protein translation is MKGGGGGGGGKRRWRVLVIGVLVLIILSTLVPLAFLLGLHNGFHSPGFVTVQPSSPFDSFSRVNASKHSQRDLSVRVDEVLHRFNPVLPKKSDITLDSRDMNRTSTVDSKKRGLPVSPAVVAIPTPAKKTKTKASHKGVQGKTVNASHKGVQGGIVNADETQRTCQLKYGSYCLWREENKEPLRDAKVKHMKDLLFVARAYYPSIAKMPSQSKLTRDMKQNIQEFERILSEGSADADLPPQVDKKFQKMEAVISKAKSFPVDCNNVDKKLRQILDLTDDEASFHMKQSVFLYQLAVQTMPKSLHCLSMRLTVEYFKSAPVEIEDSEKFSDPSLLHFVIISDNILASSVVINSTALHARESKNFVFHVLTDEQNYFAMKQWFIRNPCKQAAIQVLNIEKLELDNSDTKKLYLPAEFRVSFTSGDNNLAAQGNRTYYLSIFSQSHYLLPKIFHKLKKIVVLDHDVVVQRDLSPLWELDMEGKVNGAVKSCSVRLGQLKSLKRGGFDTNACLWMSGLNVIDLARWRELGVSETYLKFYKQQMSGGGESREAIALQATLLTFQDKVYALDDKWAVSGLGYDYYINTQTIKNAATLHYNGNMKPWLELGIPQYKSYWRKNLNREDRFLSDCNVNP
- the LOC103867087 gene encoding probable galacturonosyltransferase 7 isoform X2; translation: MKGGGGGGGGKRRWRVLVIGVLVLIILSTLVPLAFLLGLHNGFHSPGFVTVQPSSPFDSFSRVNASKHSQRDLSVRVDEVLHRFNPVLPKKSDITLDSRDMNRTSTVDSKKRGLPVSPAVVAIPTPAKKTKTKASHKGVQGKTVNASHKGVQGGIVNADETQRTCQLKYGSYCLWREENKEPLRDAKVKHMKDLLFVARAYYPSIAKMPSQSKLTRDMKQNIQEFERILSEGSADADLPPQVDKKFQKMEAVISKAKSFPVDCNNVDKKLRQILDLTDDEASFHMKQSVFLYQLAVQTMPKSLHCLSMRLTVEYFKSAPVEIEDSEKFSDPSLLHFVIISDNILASSVVINSTALHARESKNFVFHVLTDEQNYFAMKQWFIRNPCKQAAIQVLNIEKLELDNSDTKKLYLPAEFRVSFTSGDNNLAAQGNRTYYLSIFSQSHYLLPKIFHKLKKIVVLDHDVVVQRDLSPLWELDMEGKVNGAVKSCSVRLGQLKSLKRGGFDTNACLWMSGLNVIDLARWRELGVSETYLKFYKQMSGGGESREAIALQATLLTFQDKVYALDDKWAVSGLGYDYYINTQTIKNAATLHYNGNMKPWLELGIPQYKSYWRKNLNREDRFLSDCNVNP